The following are encoded together in the Poseidonibacter lekithochrous genome:
- a CDS encoding GntR family transcriptional regulator, whose protein sequence is MKNKLKREKNKTMTEQVYEKLEDLIVFCEIEPGTVLTEAEISEMVGAGRTPVREALRLLANESLVNISRIGVLIPEMSGSTQLQLLEVRRAILQLCVKSAIDRLTELDKKSLQELVNIVDEQDDVEFLHWLKERHRILAKCSKNQFIYEELRNVQGLSHRFWYYYAKKDDHQKGKVLHKKILEAVIDQDKESAAKYVDDLIDYLEAFVRSHAI, encoded by the coding sequence ATGAAGAATAAACTAAAACGAGAAAAAAATAAAACAATGACAGAACAAGTTTATGAAAAACTTGAAGATCTTATTGTATTTTGTGAAATAGAACCAGGAACGGTTTTAACAGAAGCTGAGATATCTGAAATGGTTGGAGCTGGTAGAACACCTGTTCGAGAAGCTTTACGATTATTAGCAAATGAATCTTTAGTTAATATCTCTAGAATTGGGGTATTAATTCCTGAAATGAGTGGCTCTACTCAACTTCAATTATTAGAAGTAAGACGAGCAATACTACAACTATGCGTAAAATCTGCAATTGATAGACTAACAGAATTAGATAAAAAAAGCCTACAAGAATTAGTAAATATTGTTGATGAACAAGATGATGTTGAATTTTTACATTGGTTAAAAGAGAGACATAGAATCTTAGCTAAATGTTCAAAAAATCAATTTATATATGAAGAATTACGAAATGTACAAGGTCTATCTCATAGATTCTGGTATTACTATGCTAAAAAAGATGACCATCAAAAAGGTAAAGTTTTACATAAAAAAATTCTAGAAGCTGTAATTGATCAAGATAAAGAATCTGCTGCAAAATATGTAGATGATTTAATTGATTACTTAGAAGCATTTGTAAGAAGTCATGCTATTTAA
- a CDS encoding FdhF/YdeP family oxidoreductase, with the protein MENQHLNVKSAGGWGALISSGKFLMREGFLKGSQTLFRLNQVEGFDCPGCAWPDPEDSERSMTEFCENGVKAIAFETTNKRASSELFSQKTVSELNELDVYSITNQGRLTEPFYYNRAKDKYEPISWDSAFEVVSKHLKSLEKPDDAIFYTSGRTSNEAAFLYQLMGRMLGTNNFPDCSNMCHESSGVGMGESVGIGKGTVSLEDFDKAELIMIFGQNPGTNHPRMLSELQKANKRGAKIVSINPLKEAGLVSFVHPQDVGQMLTNKATPISTNYYQVKLGSDMALVQAIVKYILENYSITLDLEFIEKHTAGFEEYKKQILSKDWNELVKQTSLSKEEIIEIAELYVESDKTICCWAMGLTQHEHGVATIEEVMNLLLLKGNIGKEGAGACPVRGHSNVQGDRTVGISEAPKEDFLQKIDSVFNFKSPRSHGYDVVHAIKAMHKEKNKVFIGLGGNFADAAPDTKITYEALESCNLTVHISTHLNKSHLICGKEALILPCLGRTELDIQQNGVQSVTVEDSMSMVHPSKGRNTPASRDLKSEPAIIAGIADATFGKEKVDFIDLISDYNKIREKIEEVLPTFTSYNASMESKTGLELYNSARNRVWETETKKANFLVNIAPDLTLDENHLSLMTMRSHDQFNTTVYDTNDRYRGIKNKRKIIFLNEKDIKKLGLKNGEFVNIQSHSKDEIKREVLNFEVVAYDIKEGCAGAYFPEATPLVSINHFDKKSFTPSYKFIDITLEKVNK; encoded by the coding sequence ATGGAAAATCAACATCTAAACGTTAAATCAGCTGGTGGATGGGGTGCATTAATATCATCTGGAAAATTCTTAATGAGAGAGGGCTTTTTAAAAGGCTCTCAAACATTATTTAGACTAAATCAAGTTGAAGGATTTGATTGTCCAGGTTGTGCATGGCCAGACCCAGAAGATAGTGAACGATCAATGACTGAGTTTTGTGAAAATGGAGTAAAAGCAATTGCTTTTGAAACTACAAATAAAAGAGCTTCTAGTGAGCTTTTTTCACAAAAAACAGTGTCAGAACTAAATGAACTTGATGTTTATTCAATAACAAATCAGGGGCGTTTAACTGAGCCTTTTTATTACAATAGAGCTAAAGATAAATATGAACCTATTTCTTGGGATAGCGCTTTTGAAGTAGTATCTAAACATTTAAAAAGTTTAGAAAAACCTGATGATGCAATTTTTTATACATCAGGTAGAACATCTAATGAAGCAGCATTTTTATACCAACTAATGGGAAGAATGTTAGGGACAAACAATTTCCCTGATTGTTCAAACATGTGTCATGAAAGCTCTGGTGTTGGAATGGGTGAATCAGTTGGAATTGGAAAAGGAACAGTATCTTTAGAAGATTTTGATAAAGCTGAGTTAATTATGATTTTTGGGCAAAACCCAGGAACAAATCACCCTAGAATGTTAAGTGAATTACAAAAAGCTAATAAAAGAGGTGCGAAGATAGTATCTATCAACCCTTTAAAAGAAGCTGGTTTAGTATCTTTTGTTCATCCACAAGACGTGGGTCAAATGCTTACTAATAAAGCAACACCTATTAGTACAAATTATTACCAAGTAAAACTAGGTAGTGATATGGCTTTAGTTCAAGCAATTGTGAAATATATTTTAGAAAACTATTCAATAACTTTAGATTTAGAGTTTATAGAAAAACACACTGCTGGATTTGAAGAGTATAAAAAACAGATTCTTTCAAAAGATTGGAATGAATTAGTAAAACAAACTTCTTTAAGCAAAGAAGAGATTATAGAAATAGCTGAACTTTATGTTGAGTCAGATAAAACTATTTGTTGTTGGGCTATGGGATTAACACAACATGAACACGGTGTTGCAACAATTGAAGAAGTAATGAATCTATTATTACTAAAAGGTAATATTGGAAAAGAAGGAGCTGGTGCTTGTCCTGTAAGAGGTCATAGTAATGTACAAGGTGATAGAACTGTAGGAATTTCAGAAGCTCCAAAAGAAGATTTCTTACAAAAAATTGATAGTGTATTTAACTTTAAAAGTCCAAGATCTCATGGTTATGATGTGGTTCATGCTATTAAAGCAATGCATAAAGAGAAAAATAAAGTATTTATAGGTCTTGGTGGTAATTTTGCCGATGCTGCACCTGATACAAAAATTACATATGAGGCTTTAGAGTCTTGTAATTTAACTGTACATATTTCTACGCATTTAAATAAAAGTCATTTAATATGTGGAAAAGAAGCACTGATTTTACCATGTCTTGGAAGAACAGAGTTAGATATCCAACAAAATGGTGTACAAAGTGTTACTGTTGAGGATTCAATGAGTATGGTTCATCCTTCAAAAGGAAGAAATACTCCAGCCTCTAGAGATTTAAAATCAGAACCTGCAATTATTGCAGGAATTGCCGATGCAACATTTGGTAAAGAAAAAGTTGATTTTATAGATTTAATTAGTGATTACAATAAAATTAGAGAAAAGATTGAAGAAGTATTGCCAACTTTTACATCTTATAATGCCTCAATGGAGAGTAAAACTGGACTTGAGTTATATAACTCTGCAAGAAATAGAGTTTGGGAAACAGAAACGAAAAAAGCTAATTTCCTTGTAAATATTGCTCCTGATTTAACTCTAGATGAAAATCACTTGTCTTTAATGACTATGAGATCTCATGACCAGTTTAATACAACTGTATATGATACAAATGATAGATATCGTGGAATAAAGAATAAAAGAAAAATTATCTTCTTAAATGAGAAAGATATTAAAAAACTCGGACTTAAAAATGGGGAGTTTGTAAATATTCAATCTCACAGTAAAGATGAAATAAAAAGAGAAGTTTTAAATTTTGAAGTAGTAGCTTATGATATTAAAGAAGGATGTGCTGGGGCTTATTTCCCAGAAGCAACACCTTTAGTTTCAATTAATCATTTTGATAAAAAGAGTTTCACTCCTTCATATAAATTTATTGATATTACTTTAGAGAAAGTGAATAAATAA
- a CDS encoding substrate-binding periplasmic protein yields the protein MKKVFLAGLALLTTVVSSSANEVIKITTGEWAPYTIEKSKSGGVLQKIVNEALKLENIDVKYEFHSWEKAYSLAKEVTADATIPWFKTKDREKDFLYSKNAILRTKTVFFHLKSLDFKWQKYEDLKNYRVGETSGFKTEKLLREKGVDVEMAISEKENFQKLLDGKIDVTSSSYLVGYNIIKNSFTAEESAKFTNDSKKVYPATGVYFLVSKKHPKAQELINKFDAGLKKLIRSGRYIKLIKEAI from the coding sequence ATGAAAAAGGTATTTTTAGCAGGTTTAGCACTACTTACAACAGTAGTGTCTTCTTCTGCAAATGAAGTGATTAAAATTACAACAGGAGAGTGGGCACCATATACTATTGAAAAGAGTAAAAGTGGTGGAGTTCTTCAAAAAATTGTAAATGAAGCATTAAAATTAGAAAATATAGATGTTAAATATGAATTCCATTCATGGGAAAAAGCCTACTCTCTTGCAAAAGAAGTTACAGCAGATGCTACAATTCCATGGTTTAAAACAAAAGATAGAGAGAAAGATTTTCTTTATTCAAAAAATGCAATTCTTAGAACAAAAACTGTTTTCTTCCATTTAAAAAGTTTAGACTTTAAATGGCAAAAATATGAAGACCTTAAAAATTATAGAGTTGGTGAGACATCTGGTTTTAAAACTGAAAAGCTTTTAAGAGAAAAAGGTGTTGATGTTGAAATGGCTATTAGTGAGAAAGAGAACTTTCAAAAACTATTAGATGGAAAAATTGATGTAACTTCTTCAAGTTATCTTGTGGGATATAACATCATCAAAAATTCATTTACAGCAGAAGAATCTGCAAAGTTTACTAATGATTCAAAAAAGGTATATCCAGCAACTGGTGTTTACTTTTTAGTTTCAAAGAAACATCCAAAAGCACAAGAGTTAATTAATAAATTTGATGCAGGACTTAAAAAATTAATTAGATCTGGGAGGTATATTAAACTTATTAAAGAAGCAATTTAA
- a CDS encoding helix-turn-helix domain-containing protein, which translates to MSVLNSRIDGLEYIKNIEEKFINIKIPLSLENQLIIENFFNELQEVNLKELVSNWFIDEKNCAVISPDKTYYLTKRELVFTQLLLKNRIVTYEQMSYYIWECKSNITQNAIKSFVKNFKKKMPPSILKNVNGIGYRFLA; encoded by the coding sequence GTGAGTGTTTTAAATTCAAGAATTGACGGATTGGAGTATATTAAAAATATTGAAGAAAAATTTATTAATATTAAAATCCCTCTTTCTCTTGAAAATCAGTTAATTATTGAAAACTTTTTTAATGAACTTCAAGAAGTTAATTTAAAAGAGTTAGTTAGTAATTGGTTTATTGATGAAAAGAACTGTGCTGTAATTAGTCCTGATAAAACTTATTATTTAACTAAAAGAGAGTTGGTTTTTACACAACTATTATTAAAAAATAGAATTGTTACTTATGAACAGATGTCATACTATATCTGGGAGTGTAAATCAAATATAACTCAAAATGCTATTAAGAGTTTTGTAAAAAATTTTAAGAAGAAGATGCCCCCGTCAATTCTTAAAAATGTTAATGGTATAGGGTATAGGTTCTTAGCCTAA